CATGCTCATCGGGGCAGGAAACGACCACCTGGTTTACCGCTGGGATGCCATCACCGGCACCGCTCTGGGGGCACCACTCAGCGGGCACGGGAGCAGTGTGAAGTGTGTGAAAGCCGACCGCGTGCCAGGACGCGGCCTGCTGATCGCTTCGGCAGGCGACGATGGAACCGTTCGTCTGTGGGACGGAGGCAGCGGGGAAAGCTTGAGCACCTTCGCGGTGGGTGGCGAAGTAATGGACATCGACCTGTTCGTGCCTCGCGCAGGAATCCCAGTGCTCACCTGCGCAGATATCGACGGTGTGCTGTACCGGTGGAACGCGGTGTCCGGCGAGCCCCTGGGGCAACCCACCGAGACCGGAGACAGGGTCGGCTCCTCGACTTCGGTGGCAGTCGCCGACGACCCCGGACTCCTCGTCTCCTCAGAGAGCGGCGTCGTATGCCAATGGCATGCCACGACCGGACGCCTCCTGGACGACTCCATCCACGGGATCTCCGTCGCTGCTCTGGCCTATCCGAACGGCAGCATCATCCTCGCCGCAGGTCTCGAGGACGGAGGCATCCACATTCGAACCCTGTCCTGAATCTCAGGTCGTCGTGGGCTCCGGAGCAGTCCCCGCTGGGAATCGCATGGCTCGGATGGATTCGACACCCATGAGCTGTTCAGGAGGCCCTGCCCGTATGCGTCAAGCGCCCCGCGACCGCCCATGGCCGGTGCTTCCTGGACACTGCCCGACCCGACGGAGTGCCGGGACCCGTCGTGCACCGGTGCTGCACGAACGGCCCCCGACACCATCTGCCTGTGTGATCGTGTTCCGCGACGCCGTACTGCTTGGCGGCGGCCTTCTTGTGCTTCCGGGGTGCTTCTTCTTGTGGTGCTGGGCCTTGCCGGCCGCGCCGCATTCCTTTTTCTTGGTCTTCGTGGCCAGCGTGATCTCGGCGAAGGACATGCAGTGTTCTCATACTGGTTCCACGCCCGCCGATGTGGCCGATGCACTTGCCGGATCGCCTGCCCATAGCCGGGGAAGCTGGGTGGTGTGCTCTCACCCAGGAGGGGGCGCGGTGGGCTTCGCGTCGTGCAAGAGTGATCGTGCGTTCCGTCCCCGCGGAGCGCGCGGAGACGGAACGCACGAACCGCAGTTGTGCCGCTGTCAGGCGGCGCGGTTACCGAACCCAGCCGGAGTAGACACCTCCGGACTTGTAGGACCGGCCTGCCGGGCATGCGGCGTAGGAGCCACGCCGGTCACCCGCCCAGCGGTGCGGACCGAAGTAACGGGTGTTCCCGGAGCAGTTGACGTAGCCCCAGTACTGCCAGTTGGGACCGTTGCCGTCGCACCATCCACCCGCCCAATTCGTGCCGGCCTTGTGGTACGGGTAGCACTTCCCGAGCCAGCTGCCGGCTGGCGTCCTGCTCCCGCTGCTGGTGTTCGGAGCTGCCGGAGACAAAGCTCCGCCGAGCGATGCCCGCGCCGCGCCCTGTGCGTTGCCTGCCGCTGCCGAGGCTGCGGCCGACGTGAGTGGCTGATGCGTCTGTGCCGGGCTGGAGAGGGCAGCGGCAGTTCCTCCCCCGAGCGTGAGAGCGGCGATTGCGGCTGCGGCGGCGATGCTGTTGCGTGCCTTCAAGGTTCACCTTCCTTGCCATGGTGTGGCGGCGCGCGACCGGCGCCGCTTGCATCACCGAGGGTGCAGGCCGCGGTCCGCGTAGCCGAGCGGCTGAGCGGATTTGGGGTGATTGCGGGACGTCCCAGCCTTTGGTCTGCGGAAATCCTCGTCGAAGTGACGTTCCGCTGGGACGTCCCGGACCTTCACCAGCCCGGGGATGAGCAGGCCGTCGGTCCCGTGGTGACGCCGACACGGGCGTCCTGGCGGGCGAGGTGCTCGCGCACTCGGCAGCCGTATGTACTCAAGTGCGGTTCCACAGGTCGAGCCGCCCCTGAGCTACCACGGCGGTGTTGTCGCGGTCGACTCGCCGCTCGACACTCCTTGTGGCGATACGCAGTCGAGGGCCTCGGCCTGACGGTCGCGGTCCTCGCTCTCAGTGCGGGCGAACGAGGATCTTGACGTTTTCCTCCTTGTTGTTCACCAGTTCGTCGAAGCCGCTCGTGACGATGTCGTCGAGACCGATTCGGCCGGTGATGAACTGGTACGGGTCGACCCGGCCGCTCGCGACCATCGCGATGGTCGCCGGGTGGTCGTTGGCGTAGGCGAGGCTGCCGAGCACCTTGACCTCGCGGAACACCAGATCGTTCAGTGCGACCTTGGCCTCGTGTCCCCAGATGGCGACGTTCACGCAGGTGCCGCCCGCGCGTGTGGAAAGGATCGCCGACTTGAGTACTGCGTCGATGCCGGCGCATTCGAAGGTCACGTCGGCGTTGCGGCCCTTGGTCAGTTCTGACACCGCCGTCGCGATGTCCGTAGTGGTGGGATCGAGTATGTGGTCGGCGCCGGCCGCGACTGCTTTGGCTTTGCGTACGTCCGCCGGTTCCACGACGATGATCGACTCCGTGCCGACCGCGCGCAGAACAGCCGTGGTCACCAGGCCGATCGGTCCTGCACCGAACACGATGGCGGTGTCGCCGGGCCGGGCGCCGGACAGCCGTACGGCGTGGTAGGCGACCGCGAGTGGCTCGATGAGCGCCCCCACGTCGGTGCCGAGTTCGCCGAGCGGATGGATCCATTTCCGTTCGGCGAC
This genomic interval from Streptomyces sp. NBC_00557 contains the following:
- a CDS encoding WD40 repeat domain-containing protein; protein product: MARIEHHEREMSIASAHEGIVWPLFLAGLPGDETLLVSGAAHPDYQLRRWDVTTGEVLWETRDGELYYGCFGLVLSLGDGKQILAAATENGVQRRDASTGRPLPDMPDLTRGTIWSVDSCAMGDGRVMLIGAGNDHLVYRWDAITGTALGAPLSGHGSSVKCVKADRVPGRGLLIASAGDDGTVRLWDGGSGESLSTFAVGGEVMDIDLFVPRAGIPVLTCADIDGVLYRWNAVSGEPLGQPTETGDRVGSSTSVAVADDPGLLVSSESGVVCQWHATTGRLLDDSIHGISVAALAYPNGSIILAAGLEDGGIHIRTLS
- a CDS encoding 2,3-butanediol dehydrogenase, with the translated sequence MKAARFYGPGDIRIDDVTEPATRPGTVKVEVEWCGICGTDLHEYLEGPIFAPAKGAPHPLTGETVPVALGHEFAGVVRELGDGVDDLRVGDRVAVEPYLVCGRCDPCLRGMYNVCQSLGFLGLSGGGGGFSQFVVAERKWIHPLGELGTDVGALIEPLAVAYHAVRLSGARPGDTAIVFGAGPIGLVTTAVLRAVGTESIIVVEPADVRKAKAVAAGADHILDPTTTDIATAVSELTKGRNADVTFECAGIDAVLKSAILSTRAGGTCVNVAIWGHEAKVALNDLVFREVKVLGSLAYANDHPATIAMVASGRVDPYQFITGRIGLDDIVTSGFDELVNNKEENVKILVRPH